In the Gossypium arboreum isolate Shixiya-1 chromosome 10, ASM2569848v2, whole genome shotgun sequence genome, one interval contains:
- the LOC108464507 gene encoding putative disease resistance protein At1g50180, giving the protein MAEAIVSLAVERISDLLIHEAVFLKDVKDQVESLRTEPKRMQCFLKDADHNLEQDARFQNRVSEMRDLAYDAEDVIDSFILKAAHQRGFHGIVKRFTSIFTKPYHLHKIGVQVKAIKTKLQNISENLPAFEIPGDGEGSSSIFKVQQRLGRAYSHVEEEDVVSLEVSTKDVMTKLMTEEDRSHAVVSIVGMGGLGKTTLARKVYNHVDVRRHFDFLAWFSISQQCKRREVLLSVLKKVLSPSNDEREKIEKMDEIELRRTLFDALKEKRYLVVLDDIWRSEDWDIPKPAFPRGRKGSKILFTTRIKNVASRADPWSTPVELSLLTDDESWNLLCRKAFPRSKMGSQCCSEEFVKLGKEMVKKCGGLPLAIVVLGGLLATEQSLAQWEMVHKNIHRQYGAVNRILVSSYNALPYPLKPCFLYLSRYPEDWEIPKKELIRLWIAEGFIPENKELLMEDLGEKFLKELIDRSLVQVSRRDYTGTNVETCRVHDLLRDLCMEKAREEKFLEIIPQPLHELEVTLAESMLRRISIHPSKSKVYLKGEHPKLRSLLFSQNEELVELCISNYKSFKFLRVVTLAKRGNYKKWWHVSTEIGNLQHLRYLKLYYYNGKMILPRSIGRLKSLYTLYIKSSFGIVIPDGVFKLERLRHIVIKVDGIFPVRGFRLRLGFTSKNIETLKCIEVDEKAVENNAVLRWTNIQSLGIVFTRAKYVKPTLILLTKLQRLRSVSLSIFDGLDPDLEPLSQYYHLSKLKLFRRIEDKPHPNGHVLKFLPSNIVKLTLAGCELSQDPMVVLEKLCHLR; this is encoded by the coding sequence ATGGCAGAGGCTATTGTGTCCTTAGCTGTTGAAAGAATTTCtgatttactcatccatgaagcTGTTTTCCTCAAAGATGTGAAAGATCAAGTTGAGAGCCTAAGGACTGAACCGAAGCGAATGCAGTGTTTCTTGAAGGACGCGGATCACAATCTTGAACAAGATGCGCGTTTCCAGAATCGGGTGTCGGAAATGAGAGATCTTGCTTATGATGCTGAAGATGTCATCGACTCTTTTATTCTTAAAGCAGCACATCAACGAGGTTTTCATGGGATTGTCAAGAGATTCACCTCCATTTTCACCAAACCTTATCATCTGCACAAAATCGGGGTGCAGGTCAAAGCAATCAAGACCAAGCTCCAAAACATTTCCGAGAATCTTCCAGCTTTTGAGATACCCGGTGATGGAGAAGGCTCTAGCTCAATTTTCAAGGTGCAGCAACGGTTAGGAAGGGCATACTCACATGTCGAGGAAGAGGACGTTGTTAGCTTGGAGGTTAGCACCAAGGATGTCATGACCAAATTGATGACTGAAGAAGATAGATCCCACGCCGTAGTTTCCATAGTCGGCATGGGGGGCCTCGGTAAGACTACTCTTGCCAGAAAAGTATATAATCATGTTGATGTGAGACGCCATTTTGATTTCTTGGCTTGGTTTTCTATCTCTCAACAATGTAAGCGGAGAGAAGTTTTGCTTAGTGTCTTGAAGAAAGTTCTCTCTCCTTCTAACGATGAAAGAGAGAAAATTGAGAAAATGGACGAGATTGAGCTGAGGAGAACGCTTTTTGATGCTTTGAAAGAAAAGCGGTATTTGGTGGTCCTCGATGATATTTGGAGAAGCGAGGATTGGGATATTCCTAAACCTGCTTTTCCACGAGGAAGAAAGGGAAGCAAAATATTGTTCACAACACGAATAAAAAATGTGGCTTCACGTGCCGATCCTTGGAGCACTCCCGTGGAGCTCTCACTTCTTACAGATGATGAAAGTTGGAATCTTTTGTGTAGGAAAGCATTCCCACGGAGCAAAATGGGTTCTCAATGCTGCTCAGAAGAATTTGTGAAGCTTGGAAAAGAGATGGTGAAAAAATGTGGAGGTCTGCCTTTAGCAATTGTTGTATTGGGAGGCTTGCTAGCAACAGAACAGTCATTGGCTCAATGGGAGATGGTTCACAAAAACATCCATCGTCAATATGGTGCAGTGAACCGAATTTTGGTTTCAAGCTACAATGCCTTGCCTTATCCTTTAAAACCATGTTTTTTGTATCTTAGTCGTTATCCAGAAGATTGGGAGATACCGAAAAAAGAACTCATTCGTTTATGGATCGCTGAAGGTTTCATTCCGGAAAACAAAGAATTATTGATGGAGGATTTAGGCGAAAAATTCCTAAAAGAGCTTATAGATAGGAGCTTGGTTCAAGTTAGCAGGCGAGACTATACAGGAACAAATGTGGAGACATGTCGAGTGCATGATCTCTTGAGGGACTTGTGCATGGAGAAAGCAAGAGAGGAGAAGTTCTTGGAAATTATTCCACAACCACTGCATGAACTTGAAGTGACATTGGCAGAATCTATGCTACGAAGAATTTCTATTCATCCTAGTAAATCGAAAGTTTATTTGAAGGGAGAGCATCCAAAATTACGTTCTTTGTTGTTTTCTCAGAATGAGGAATTGGTAGAATTATGCATTTCAAATTACAAAAGCTTCAAATTTTTAAGAGTGGTGACTCTTGCAAAAAGGGGCAACTACAAAAAGTGGTGGCATGTGTCGACTGAAATTGGTAATCTCCAACATTTGAGATACTTGAAGTTATACTACTACAATGGCAAAATGATTTTGCCGCGATCTATTGGCAGGTTGAAGAGTTTGTACACTTTATACATCAAGTCTAGTTTTGGCATTGTAATTCCAGATGGTGTGTTTAAGTTGGAACGTTTAAGGCATATTGTAATAAAAGTGGATGGGATATTCCCCGTACGTGGATTTCGTTTGCGGCTAGGGTTCACTTCAAAAAATATTGAAACTTTGAAGTGCATAGAGGTGGATGAGAAGGCGGTTGAAAATAATGCGGTGCTTAGGTGGACTAATATTCAGAGTTTAGGAATAGTATTTACCAGAGCAAAATATGTTAAGCCTACCCTAATATTGCTAACCAAATTGCAACGCCTTAGATCAGTGTCCTTAAGTATTTTTGATGGCTTAGACCCAGACTTAGAACCCCTTTCTCAATATTATCACCTCTCCAAACTGAAATTATTCAGGCGGATAGAAGATAAGCCACATCCAAACGGTCATGTTTTGAAATTTCTTCCATCAAATATTGTCAAATTAACTTTGGCTGGTTGTGAGCTGAGCCAAGATCCAATGGTCGTATTAGAAAAGTTATGTCATTTGAGGTGA
- the LOC108464182 gene encoding probable disease resistance protein At1g58602 — MEEAIVSLVVERISDLLIHEAVFLKDVKDQVESLRAELKRICAFQNRVSEIRDLAYDAEDVIDYFILKAAYQRGSHGIVKRFTSTFTKPYHLHKIGVQVKAIKTKLQNISKNLPAFEIPGDGEGSSSIFKVQQRLGRAYSHVEEEDVVSLEVSTKDVMTKLMTEEDRSHAVVSIVGMGGLGKTTLARKVYNHVDVRRHFDFLAWFSISQQCKRREVLLSVLKKVLSPSNDEREKIEKMDEIELTRTLFDALKEKRYLVVLDDIWRSEDCDILKPAFPRGRKGSKILFTTRIKNVASRADPWSTPMELPLLTDDESWNLLCKKAFPRSKMGSQCCSEEFVKLGKEMVKKCGGLPLAIVVLGGLLATEQSLAQWERVHKNIRGHLNELSHQDRKYGAVNRILVSSYNALPYPLKPCFLYLSHYPEDWEIPKKELIRLWIAEGFIPENKEFLMEDLGEKFLEELIDRSLVQVSRRDYTGTNVETCRMHDLLRDLCMKKAREEKFVEIIQQPLHELEVTLAESMLRRISIHPSKSKVYLKGEHPKLRSLLFSQNEKLIELCISKYKSFKFLRVLTLAKRGNYNKWWHVSTEIGNLRHLRYLKLYYNNKLILPRSIGRLKSLYILYIKFCYDIVIPDGVFKLERLRHIVIKVDEINPECGFRLRQGFTSKNIETLKFIVVDDKPVENNAVLRCTNIQSLEIVFTRAKYVKPTLILLTKLQRLGSVSLRFFDVSHPDLEPLSQYYHLSKLKLWGQIEDEPNPSGHVLKFLSSNIVKLTLVDCKLSQDPMAVLEKLCHLRILHLKEAYIGSKMVCSANGFPKLDYLRMFLLTELKEWKIEESAMPCL; from the exons ATGGAAGAGGCTATTGTGTCCTTAGTTGTTGAAAGAATTTCagatttactcatccatgaagcTGTTTTCCTCAAAGATGTCAAAGATCAAGTTGAGAGCCTAAGGGCTGAACTGAAGCGAAT ATGCGCTTTCCAGAATCGGGTGTCGGAAATCAGAGATCTTGCTTATGATGCTGAAGATGTCATCGACTATTTTATTCTTAAAGCAGCATATCAACGAGGTTCTCATGGGATTGTCAAGAGATTCACCTCCACTTTCACCAAACCTTATCATCTGCACAAAATCGGGGTGCAGGTCAAAGCAATCAAGACCAAGCTCCAAAACATTTCCAAGAATCTTCCAGCTTTTGAGATACCCGGTGATGGAGAAGGCTCTAGCTCAATTTTCAAGGTGCAGCAACGATTAGGAAGGGCATACTCACATGTCGAGGAAGAGGACGTTGTTAGCTTGGAGGTTAGCACCAAGGATGTCATGACCAAATTGATGACAGAAGAAGATAGATCCCACGCCGTAGTTTCCATAGTCGGCATGGGGGGCCTCGGTAAGACTACTCTTGCCAGAAAAGTATATAATCATGTTGATGTGAGACGCCATTTTGATTTCTTGGCTTGGTTTTCTATCTCTCAACAATGTAAGCGGAGAGAAGTTTTGCTTAGTGTCTTGAAGAAAGTTCTCTCTCCTTCTAACGATGAAAGAGAGAAAATTGAGAAAATGGACGAAATTGAGCTGACGAGAACGCTTTTTGATGCTTTGAAAGAAAAGCGGTATTTGGTGGTCCTCGATGATATTTGGAGAAGCGAGGATTGTGATATTCTTAAACCTGCTTTTCCACGAGGAAGAAAGGGAAGCAAAATATTGTTCACAACACGAATAAAAAATGTGGCTTCACGTGCCGATCCTTGGAGCACTCCCATGGAGCTCCCACTTCTTACAGATGATGAAAGTTGGAATCTTTTGTGTAAGAAAGCATTCCCACGGAGCAAAATGGGTTCTCAATGCTGCTCAGAAGAATTTGTGAAGCTTGGAAAAGAGATGGTGAAAAAATGTGGAGGTCTGCCTTTAGCAATTGTTGTGTTGGGAGGCTTGCTAGCAACAGAACAGTCATTGGCTCAATGGGAGAGGGTTCACAAAAACATCCGTGGACACTTAAATGAGCTCTCACACCAAGATCGTAAATATGGTGCAGTGAACAGAATTTTGGTTTCAAGCTACAATGCCTTGCCTTATCCTTTAAAACCATGCTTTTTGTATCTTAGTCATTATCCAGAAGATTGGGAGATACCGAAAAAAGAACTCATTCGTTTATGGATCGCTGAAGGTTTCATTCCGGAAAACAAAGAATTCTTGATGGAGGATTTAGGCGAAAAATTCCTAGAAGAGCTTATAGATAGGAGCTTGGTTCAAGTTAGCAGGCGAGACTATACAGGAACAAATGTGGAGACATGTCGAATGCATGATCTCTTGAGAGACTTGTGCATGAAGAAAGCAAGAGAGGAGAAGTTCGTGGAAATTATTCAACAACCGCTGCATGAACTTGAAGTGACATTGGCAGAATCTATGCTACGAAGAATTTCTATTCATCCTAGTAAATCGAAAGTTTATTTGAAGGGAGAGCATCCAAAATTACGTTCTTTGTTGTTTTCTCAGAATGAGAAATTGATAGAATTATGCATTTCAAAATACAAAAGCTTCAAATTTTTAAGGGTGTTGACTCTTGCAAAAAGGGGCAACTACAATAAGTGGTGGCATGTGTCGACTGAAATTGGTAATCTCCGACATTTGAGATACTTGAAGTTATACTACAATAACAAATTAATTTTGCCGCGATCTATTGGCAGGTTAAAGAGTCTGTACATTTTATACATCAAGTTTTGTTATGACATTGTAATTCCAGATGGAGTATTTAAGTTGGAACGTTTAAGGCATATTGTAATAAAAGTGGATGAGATAAACCCCGAATGTGGATTTCGTTTGCGGCAAGGGTTCACTTCAAAAAATATTGAAACTTTGAAGTTCATAGTGGTGGATGACAAGCCGGTTGAAAATAATGCGGTGCTTAGGTGCACTAATATTCAGAGTTTAGAAATAGTATTTACCAGAGCAAAATATGTGAAGCCTACCCTAATCTTGCTAACCAAATTGCAACGCCTTGGGTCAGTGTCCTTAAGATTTTTTGATGTCTCACACCCAGACTTGGAACCCCTTTCTCAATATTATCACCTCTCCAAACTGAAATTATGGGGGCAGATAGAAGATGAGCCAAATCCGAGCGGTCATGTTTTGAAATTTCTTTCATCAAATATTGTCAAATTAACTTTAGTTGACTGTAAGCTGAGCCAAGATCCAATGGCCGTATTAGAAAAGCTATGTCATTTGAGGATTCTCCATTTGAAAGAAGCATATATTGGGAGTAAAATGGTGTGCTCTGCAAATGGATTTCCTAAACTTGATTATCTTAGAATGTTTCTTTTAACTGAGTTGAAGGAGTGGAAAATAGAAGAAAGTGCAATGCCATGCCTTTGA